In Trichocoleus desertorum ATA4-8-CV12, the following proteins share a genomic window:
- a CDS encoding DUF2256 domain-containing protein — translation MGRARSKSDLPTKICPVCQRPFAWRKKWEDCWDEVKYCSERCRRRRSQAQPLD, via the coding sequence ATGGGGCGTGCTCGTTCTAAATCAGATTTACCCACCAAAATTTGTCCCGTTTGCCAACGACCCTTTGCTTGGCGGAAGAAATGGGAGGACTGCTGGGACGAAGTCAAGTACTGCTCAGAGCGCTGCCGCCGTCGTCGTAGCCAAGCTCAGCCTTTAGATTGA
- a CDS encoding isoaspartyl peptidase/L-asparaginase: MSRVQPKLIIHGGAGSSLKGKGGAETLRQILYSIVEEVYALLNQGASAQAAVVRGCQLLENHPRFNAGTGSVLQSDGQIRMSAALMDGATQRFSGVINVSRVKNPINLAETLQNSADRVLSDHGAAELLRELQIPPHEPLTELRLQEWIQERQGNFSKTMAGVVAEELAADSNAGRGTIGVVALDNQGHLVAGTSTGGKGFERVGRVSDSAMPAGNYATTHAAISCTGIGEDIIDECLAARIVVRVTDGLPLQAAFERSFSESQQNQRDLGAIGIDANGAIAWGKTSDVLLAAYHNGDRLGDTLELASGMVVGTA; the protein is encoded by the coding sequence ATGTCACGGGTGCAGCCAAAGCTAATTATTCATGGGGGAGCGGGTAGCTCCTTAAAAGGCAAAGGGGGAGCTGAAACGTTACGGCAAATCCTTTACAGCATTGTGGAAGAAGTCTACGCTCTCCTCAATCAAGGAGCCAGTGCTCAAGCTGCGGTTGTGCGGGGTTGCCAACTCCTAGAAAACCATCCCCGCTTCAACGCTGGCACTGGGTCAGTGCTGCAATCTGACGGCCAGATCCGTATGAGTGCGGCGCTTATGGATGGCGCAACTCAACGCTTTAGTGGCGTGATTAACGTCTCCCGTGTGAAAAATCCGATCAATCTGGCTGAAACCTTGCAAAACTCAGCCGATCGCGTGCTTTCTGATCATGGAGCTGCTGAATTACTGCGCGAATTGCAAATTCCTCCCCATGAGCCTTTAACTGAGCTACGGCTACAAGAGTGGATTCAGGAGCGGCAAGGCAACTTTTCTAAAACAATGGCGGGTGTCGTTGCAGAAGAACTCGCTGCCGATAGCAATGCTGGGCGCGGCACAATCGGAGTGGTAGCCCTCGACAACCAAGGGCATCTGGTGGCTGGCACCTCAACTGGAGGCAAAGGCTTTGAGCGCGTGGGCCGAGTCAGCGATTCCGCCATGCCTGCGGGCAACTACGCCACAACGCATGCAGCCATTAGCTGTACTGGCATTGGGGAAGACATTATTGATGAGTGTTTAGCCGCGCGGATTGTCGTGCGGGTCACTGATGGCTTACCCCTACAAGCTGCCTTCGAGCGCTCCTTTAGTGAGTCTCAGCAAAATCAGCGCGACCTAGGTGCTATTGGTATTGATGCCAATGGCGCGATCGCTTGGGGCAAAACTAGTGACGTACTCCTCGCTGCCTATCACAATGGCGATCGCCTGGGTGACACCTTAGAGTTAGCGTCTGGAATGGTGGTAGGTACAGCGTGA
- a CDS encoding CHAT domain-containing protein, protein MKQVIRCIGLWLAFFPFLASVAHAAPLDTALDQGRATEAVPLIEQTWEKQYEDYFRVNFPDPSITAVDVAKTLDQLATQTGQKPALIYVVPRAKQLELVLITPGQPPVQKRIAAPNSVLLPQVKQFSQAIADPRLQSSNQYLPAAQQLYKWMIAPLEAELAAQKIDTLIFCLGVGLRTLPLSALHDGQQFLVEKYNLARIPAFTLTDTLYTDIRRAPVLAMGASSFKEQSPLPSVPVELFLVARNTKSRQFFLNQDFTLANLQRQRTSQAFKIIHLATHADFQPGKPRNSYIQLWNDKLQLNEMQQLRWQNPSVELLVLSACRTAIGDRNAELGFAGLAVQAGVKSAIASLWYVSDQGTLSLMSEFYRQLQTAPIKAEALRRSQISLLRKQVRIENGQLHSSRGPFSLPPELAVQNEDLSHPYYWAAFTVVGSPW, encoded by the coding sequence ATGAAACAAGTGATTCGCTGCATTGGTTTATGGCTGGCATTCTTCCCCTTCCTTGCATCTGTCGCTCATGCCGCCCCCCTAGACACTGCGCTTGACCAAGGAAGGGCAACAGAGGCAGTACCTCTGATTGAGCAAACTTGGGAAAAGCAATACGAAGATTACTTTCGCGTCAACTTTCCAGACCCCTCTATTACGGCTGTAGATGTCGCCAAAACCCTCGATCAGCTGGCAACCCAAACGGGCCAAAAACCAGCCTTGATTTATGTTGTGCCCAGAGCCAAACAACTAGAACTGGTGCTCATCACCCCTGGTCAACCGCCAGTGCAAAAACGCATTGCCGCTCCTAATTCTGTGTTGTTGCCTCAGGTGAAGCAGTTTAGCCAAGCGATCGCTGACCCACGGTTGCAATCTAGCAACCAGTATTTACCAGCCGCACAGCAACTCTATAAATGGATGATTGCGCCGTTAGAAGCAGAGTTGGCCGCTCAAAAAATCGACACGTTAATCTTTTGCTTAGGGGTAGGGCTGCGTACACTTCCTTTATCAGCACTACATGACGGGCAGCAGTTTTTAGTCGAAAAGTACAATCTGGCTCGGATTCCCGCTTTTACTTTGACGGATACTCTCTACACTGACATTCGCAGGGCACCTGTTTTAGCGATGGGTGCTTCTAGTTTCAAGGAGCAAAGCCCTTTACCGAGCGTACCTGTAGAGTTGTTTTTGGTGGCTCGGAATACTAAATCTCGGCAATTTTTTCTCAATCAAGACTTTACTTTGGCAAATTTACAACGTCAACGTACCAGCCAAGCTTTCAAAATCATTCATTTGGCGACTCATGCTGACTTTCAACCCGGAAAGCCTCGCAACTCATATATCCAGTTGTGGAATGACAAGTTGCAGCTGAATGAAATGCAGCAGTTGCGTTGGCAAAATCCTTCGGTAGAGTTATTGGTGCTGAGTGCTTGTAGAACGGCGATCGGCGATCGCAACGCAGAGCTGGGGTTTGCAGGGTTGGCGGTGCAGGCGGGGGTAAAGTCGGCGATCGCGAGTTTGTGGTATGTCAGCGATCAGGGAACTTTAAGCTTAATGAGTGAGTTTTATCGGCAACTGCAAACGGCTCCGATTAAGGCAGAGGCTCTAAGGCGATCGCAAATTTCATTATTGCGAAAGCAAGTGCGGATTGAAAATGGTCAGTTACATAGTTCTAGGGGACCGTTTTCGCTGCCTCCAGAGTTGGCGGTGCAGAATGAGGATCTCTCACATCCTTACTATTGGGCAGCGTTTACGGTGGTGGGGAGCCCTTGGTAA
- a CDS encoding DUF1838 domain-containing protein has product MVAAVQEFDAKTFVKVRASLDAREQSWLTWAGSIYAFIPGEKRQRLFKMVGMSVSRCIPAEPEGAWDFVSRELTYYLDPQTNEILHQWHNPWTGETLPVMHVANNPVQAYFQGQFPAHVDGEIATFAFDLFPTYPNPLAKDEQFREYSPQAIYQAAELFKLTVPLADLLNPELNSVSRLHLGWDRIGPWLPWMKMGDRPGQLIYSAYGSKVGGLADLPPQLQSEINTRVPAYQSAPQSPQDESDVTSWLYFKQHFAAYLAGATFPISE; this is encoded by the coding sequence ATGGTTGCTGCGGTTCAAGAGTTTGATGCCAAAACTTTTGTGAAAGTGCGGGCCTCTCTGGATGCCAGGGAGCAAAGCTGGCTAACTTGGGCAGGCTCAATTTATGCCTTCATTCCCGGAGAGAAACGGCAGCGGCTGTTCAAAATGGTAGGGATGAGCGTCAGCCGCTGTATCCCCGCTGAGCCAGAAGGAGCCTGGGATTTTGTCTCGCGAGAACTGACCTACTACCTCGACCCCCAGACCAACGAGATTTTGCATCAATGGCACAATCCTTGGACGGGTGAAACGTTGCCCGTGATGCATGTGGCTAACAACCCAGTGCAAGCTTACTTTCAAGGTCAATTTCCAGCCCATGTGGATGGTGAAATTGCCACTTTTGCGTTTGATCTATTTCCCACTTATCCCAACCCTTTGGCCAAAGATGAACAGTTTCGGGAGTACAGTCCTCAAGCTATTTATCAAGCTGCGGAACTATTTAAACTCACCGTGCCTTTAGCAGACCTGTTGAATCCTGAACTCAACTCAGTTTCTCGATTGCACCTCGGTTGGGATCGCATTGGGCCTTGGCTACCCTGGATGAAGATGGGCGATCGCCCCGGACAACTGATTTACAGTGCTTACGGTAGCAAGGTGGGTGGCTTAGCTGACTTACCGCCACAGCTACAGTCAGAAATCAACACTAGAGTTCCCGCTTACCAATCAGCCCCTCAATCCCCTCAAGATGAGTCAGATGTAACTTCTTGGCTCTACTTCAAACAGCACTTTGCCGCCTATCTAGCAGGAGCCACCTTTCCAATTTCAGAATGA